From a single Nicotiana tabacum cultivar K326 chromosome 8, ASM71507v2, whole genome shotgun sequence genomic region:
- the LOC107828148 gene encoding DNA replication complex GINS protein SLD5-like, which produces MDSGDASGYSAGVDDDYESLLSTTDAELLKRAWRNEKAAPEILQFEAALVQRSREQIQLMEETVEEFSKNGVDPLTVSLYQMDLDRTLFLLRSYLRTRLQKIENYAFHIQKTTDLWNRLSKQEQNFAERCVDDMEQHLDQSVLSKLPQGFKSHLKQSSLSLADDMVPEPQLDQYVICRSKRFLGAFQLDDSGEEPVNIEANDLYALPYKSIKPLVESGQIDLV; this is translated from the exons ATGGATTCAGGTGATGCATCCGGATATTCAGCTGGGGTGGACGATGATTATGAATCTTTACTGTCAACAACTGATGCGGAGCTCTTGAAACGGGCATGGCGGAATGAAAAGGCCGCTCCTGAAATTCTTCAATTTGAGGCTGCTTTAGTTCAGCGGTCTAGAGAACAGATCCAATTGATG GAAGAAACAGTGGAGGAATTTTCAAAAAATGGTGTTGATCCACTCACTGTGTCTCTGTACCAGATGGACTTGGATAGAACTCTGTTTCTATTGAGATCATATTTAAGAACCCGTCTCCAAAAG ATTGAAAATTATGCATTTCACATACAAAAAACTACAGACCTATGGAATCGTTTATCTAAACAAGAGCAGAATTTTGCTGAAAG GTGTGTTGACGATATGGAGCAACATCTAGATCAATCTGTTCTCTCAAAGTTGCCTCAAGGTTTCAAGTCCCATTTGAAGCAATCTTCGCTAAGTTTGGCAGATGACATGG TTCCTGAGCCACAGCTGGATCAGTATGTTATCTGCAGAAGCAAGAGATTTTTAGGAGCTTTTCAGCTTGATGACAG TGGGGAAGAACCAGTGAACATTGAAGCCAATGATTTATATGCTCTGCCTTACAAGTCCATAAAGCCACTTGTGGAGAGTGGGCAGATCGATCTGGTATGA